A genomic region of Oncorhynchus mykiss isolate Arlee chromosome 4, USDA_OmykA_1.1, whole genome shotgun sequence contains the following coding sequences:
- the LOC110522591 gene encoding serine/arginine-rich splicing factor 5 isoform X1 translates to MSGCRIFVGRLNPSAREKDVERFFKGYGRIRDIDLKRGFGFVEFDDPRDAEDAVYELDGKELCNERVTIEHARVRLRGGRGRGGDRGGGGGGGGGGRFPDRYGRGSQDSRRTNQPSGPPADRNPPPMRTENRLIVENLSSRVSWQDLKDFMRQAGEVTFADAHRPKLNEGVVEFASYSDLKNALEKLSGKEINGRKIKLIEAAKKRGSRSRSRSESSSRSRSRSRNRSPSRSRTPRRSRSHSPKARSPKRDYKRSRSRSHSGSPAPRAAAPGSPPPRAKETSSSSSKRPSKPSKSASPNSTPPAQRAPSRSPSRSRGSRSPSTDSRH, encoded by the exons ATGAGTGGCTGCCGCATATTTGTGGGCCGGTTGAACCCGTCCGCCAGAGAGAAGGACGTGGAGAGATTCTTCAAAGGATACGGCCGCATCCGAGACATCGACCTCAAGAGGGGCTTTGGTTTTGTg GAGTTTGATGATCCTAGGGATGCTGAGGATGCAGTTTATGAGTTGGACGGCAAGGAGCTCTGCAATGAGAG ggtgacCATTGAGCATGCTCGTGTGCGCCTGCGTGGTGGGCGAGGACGTGGTGgtgacagagggggaggaggaggaggaggaggaggaggccgcTTCCCAGATCGCTATGGCCGTGGCTCCCAGGATAGTCGGAG GACCAACCAACCAAGTGGACCACCGGCAGA TAGGAACCCCCCACCGATGCGCACGGAGAACCGTCTCATCGTGGAGAACCTGTCATCTCGCGTCAGCTGGCAG GACCTGAAGGATTTCATGAGACAGGCTGGGGAAGTCACCTTTGCAGACGCACACCGCCCCAAGCTCAACGAAGG AGTGGTTGAGTTCGCTTCTTACAGCGACCTGAAAAACGCCCTTGAGAAGCTGTCTGGCAAGGAGATCAATGGAAGGAAAATCAAACTGATCGAGGCAGCTAAGAAGAG gGGTTCAAGGAGTCGTTCCCGCTCTGAGAGCTCTTCTCGTTCTCGCTCCCGTTCTCGTAACCGTTCCCCGTCCCGCTCCAGGACCCCTCGTCGTTCCAGGTCCCACTCCCCCAAAGCCCGCTCCCCCAAGAGGGACTACAAACGCTCTCGTTCTCGTTCCCACAGCGGCTCCCCAGCGCCCCGTGCTGCTGCCCCTGGCTCCCCACCCCCGAGGGCCAAAgagacctcttcctcctcctctaaacGACCCTCTAAGCCCAGCAAGTCTGCCTCCCCCAACTCCACTCCCCCTGCACAGCGTGCACCTTCCAGGTCTCCTTCCAGGTCTCGTGGCTCTCGCTCCCCGTCTACGGACAGCCGCCACTGA
- the LOC110522591 gene encoding serine/arginine-rich splicing factor 5 isoform X2, producing MSGCRIFVGRLNPSAREKDVERFFKGYGRIRDIDLKRGFGFVEFDDPRDAEDAVYELDGKELCNERVTIEHARVRLRGGRGRGGDRGGGGGGGGGGRFPDRYGRGSQDSRSRNPPPMRTENRLIVENLSSRVSWQDLKDFMRQAGEVTFADAHRPKLNEGVVEFASYSDLKNALEKLSGKEINGRKIKLIEAAKKRGSRSRSRSESSSRSRSRSRNRSPSRSRTPRRSRSHSPKARSPKRDYKRSRSRSHSGSPAPRAAAPGSPPPRAKETSSSSSKRPSKPSKSASPNSTPPAQRAPSRSPSRSRGSRSPSTDSRH from the exons ATGAGTGGCTGCCGCATATTTGTGGGCCGGTTGAACCCGTCCGCCAGAGAGAAGGACGTGGAGAGATTCTTCAAAGGATACGGCCGCATCCGAGACATCGACCTCAAGAGGGGCTTTGGTTTTGTg GAGTTTGATGATCCTAGGGATGCTGAGGATGCAGTTTATGAGTTGGACGGCAAGGAGCTCTGCAATGAGAG ggtgacCATTGAGCATGCTCGTGTGCGCCTGCGTGGTGGGCGAGGACGTGGTGgtgacagagggggaggaggaggaggaggaggaggaggccgcTTCCCAGATCGCTATGGCCGTGGCTCCCAGGATAGTCGGAG TAGGAACCCCCCACCGATGCGCACGGAGAACCGTCTCATCGTGGAGAACCTGTCATCTCGCGTCAGCTGGCAG GACCTGAAGGATTTCATGAGACAGGCTGGGGAAGTCACCTTTGCAGACGCACACCGCCCCAAGCTCAACGAAGG AGTGGTTGAGTTCGCTTCTTACAGCGACCTGAAAAACGCCCTTGAGAAGCTGTCTGGCAAGGAGATCAATGGAAGGAAAATCAAACTGATCGAGGCAGCTAAGAAGAG gGGTTCAAGGAGTCGTTCCCGCTCTGAGAGCTCTTCTCGTTCTCGCTCCCGTTCTCGTAACCGTTCCCCGTCCCGCTCCAGGACCCCTCGTCGTTCCAGGTCCCACTCCCCCAAAGCCCGCTCCCCCAAGAGGGACTACAAACGCTCTCGTTCTCGTTCCCACAGCGGCTCCCCAGCGCCCCGTGCTGCTGCCCCTGGCTCCCCACCCCCGAGGGCCAAAgagacctcttcctcctcctctaaacGACCCTCTAAGCCCAGCAAGTCTGCCTCCCCCAACTCCACTCCCCCTGCACAGCGTGCACCTTCCAGGTCTCCTTCCAGGTCTCGTGGCTCTCGCTCCCCGTCTACGGACAGCCGCCACTGA